A genomic stretch from Candidatus Methylomirabilota bacterium includes:
- a CDS encoding 4'-phosphopantetheinyl transferase superfamily protein, whose product MDSSVPLTRCGIDSVDLSRIDRLLRETHREDLLRIFSAEELKDAGDGAGRVASIAARFAAKEACLKLFPRETALGQIGPADFVVAQDGYGAPRIVPSQMAQALLDRYRLKAIALSLTHHDASASALVVTDPLQTHVPLVGKIIYYLLPIRRRVVLSNLRLVFGGKVPESEIVRLAQAFYGHMGRFLVEFIGYSWLSMARRAALVRVENVDAILRAHEQGKGVLVLTAHLGNWELTTVAGMANFPQYRGRFHIPRKPLHPPWLDALVTGRFRRAGLGVLPKKGALEAILDRLAAQDVIVFIFDQHAGGRDGVEVEFFGHKAKTFRSLATIALATGSPVVPAATWREPDGHHVLRFEEALPVVECDDPDEAIRANTRVYNAALERLILRHPEQWFWMHRRWKNLR is encoded by the coding sequence ATGGACTCATCTGTTCCGCTCACACGCTGTGGTATCGACTCTGTGGATCTCTCGCGCATAGACCGGTTGCTTCGCGAGACCCACAGGGAGGACCTCTTGCGGATCTTTTCCGCGGAAGAACTCAAAGACGCGGGTGACGGAGCCGGTCGAGTGGCTAGCATCGCGGCGCGGTTCGCTGCCAAGGAGGCCTGCCTGAAACTCTTTCCCCGTGAGACCGCGCTCGGACAAATTGGTCCAGCGGACTTTGTCGTCGCACAGGACGGCTACGGTGCGCCCCGTATCGTCCCCAGCCAGATGGCTCAAGCACTGCTCGACCGTTATCGCCTGAAGGCGATTGCGCTCTCGCTCACGCACCATGACGCGAGCGCGTCCGCACTCGTGGTGACCGACCCTCTGCAGACCCACGTCCCGCTCGTTGGCAAGATTATCTATTACCTCCTCCCCATCCGCCGCCGGGTCGTCCTCTCGAATCTGCGTCTCGTCTTTGGGGGGAAAGTGCCCGAGAGTGAAATCGTGCGGCTCGCACAAGCCTTCTACGGTCACATGGGCCGCTTTCTGGTCGAGTTCATCGGGTATTCCTGGCTCTCTATGGCGCGACGGGCTGCGCTCGTCCGGGTAGAAAACGTTGATGCAATTCTTCGCGCACATGAACAGGGTAAAGGCGTCCTCGTTCTCACTGCCCACCTTGGAAACTGGGAACTGACCACCGTCGCGGGGATGGCAAACTTTCCGCAATACCGTGGTCGGTTCCACATACCCCGGAAACCCCTTCACCCTCCCTGGCTCGACGCCCTCGTTACCGGGCGGTTCCGCCGCGCGGGCCTCGGAGTCCTTCCCAAGAAGGGCGCACTTGAGGCCATCTTGGACCGGCTCGCCGCCCAGGATGTCATCGTGTTCATTTTCGACCAGCACGCCGGAGGCAGGGACGGTGTGGAGGTGGAGTTTTTCGGGCACAAAGCCAAAACCTTCCGAAGCCTCGCTACGATCGCGCTCGCGACCGGAAGCCCAGTAGTCCCGGCCGCAACCTGGCGCGAGCCGGATGGCCACCACGTGCTCCGCTTCGAGGAAGCTCTTCCGGTGGTCGAGTGCGACGATCCTGACGAGGCGATCCGAGCGAATACGCGTGTCTACAATGCTGCACTCGAGAGGTTGATCCTCCGTCATCCCGAGCAGTGGTTCTGGATGCACCGACGGTGGAAAAATCTTCGTTGA
- a CDS encoding beta-ketoacyl synthase N-terminal-like domain-containing protein, with amino-acid sequence MSTKVLVTGEGAICASGKEPGEIWDAARAGRSAIAPIQQWNSASWPSKLAGEIADFNPRALVEDRKLHKLVRRTDLLGLYAAAKAIEGAGLVAYRDALDPTGTDLFNDRTAVYVGSGGSTYQDQYDFFPLLTDAAGDLGAFGRELTGTVNPMWLLRVLPNNVLCHVGIQYNFKGPNGCVTNHGVSGTLAIVETAAALRAGEADQAVAVGHDSPVEPETILHYHALGLLAADTIRPFDAGHSGSILGEGAGALVLETQSAAHARGAKVLGEFLGSGCVTEAEGLLSVRGDGDGLARAIAQALDDAGIGTAEVGMVVAHGNGTPMSDASEALALRRIFGTTTPPVTSFKWAFGHLLAASGIIDTVLALNSLRHWQVPGIATLRDLAPACKHLAASAMPQPPRSDVALVLSRGFAGTDAALLLRASASAGDN; translated from the coding sequence ATGAGCACGAAGGTGCTGGTAACCGGCGAGGGCGCCATCTGCGCCTCGGGCAAGGAACCTGGCGAGATCTGGGACGCAGCGCGGGCTGGGCGATCTGCGATTGCGCCAATCCAGCAGTGGAACTCGGCAAGCTGGCCGTCCAAGCTGGCGGGAGAGATAGCTGACTTCAACCCGCGAGCACTAGTGGAGGATCGAAAGCTCCACAAGCTTGTCCGCCGCACCGATCTCCTCGGGCTGTATGCCGCGGCTAAGGCGATTGAGGGCGCTGGACTCGTTGCGTACCGAGATGCTCTTGATCCGACCGGAACCGATCTGTTCAATGACCGCACCGCAGTCTACGTCGGGTCGGGCGGCAGCACGTATCAGGACCAGTATGACTTCTTCCCGCTTCTCACCGACGCAGCGGGGGATCTCGGGGCGTTCGGTCGTGAACTGACCGGAACCGTTAACCCCATGTGGCTGCTCCGCGTCCTCCCCAATAATGTCCTCTGCCACGTTGGAATCCAATACAACTTCAAGGGACCCAATGGATGCGTGACCAACCACGGAGTCAGCGGGACGCTCGCGATCGTCGAGACGGCGGCGGCCCTTCGTGCGGGCGAGGCAGACCAGGCGGTCGCGGTCGGACACGATTCGCCGGTCGAGCCGGAGACTATCCTCCATTACCATGCGCTCGGCCTCCTCGCCGCGGACACGATTCGGCCCTTTGACGCCGGGCATAGCGGGAGTATCCTAGGGGAAGGTGCCGGGGCACTGGTCCTCGAAACGCAGTCTGCCGCGCATGCGCGCGGCGCGAAGGTCCTCGGGGAGTTTCTCGGAAGCGGCTGCGTGACGGAGGCCGAAGGGCTGCTCTCGGTCCGCGGGGACGGGGATGGGCTTGCGCGCGCTATTGCCCAGGCGCTCGACGATGCTGGGATTGGTACCGCTGAGGTCGGCATGGTAGTGGCCCACGGAAACGGCACGCCGATGTCGGACGCATCAGAGGCGTTGGCACTTCGGCGTATCTTTGGTACGACGACTCCGCCGGTGACGTCCTTTAAATGGGCCTTTGGGCACCTACTAGCCGCATCCGGCATCATTGATACCGTCCTGGCCCTCAACTCGCTGCGTCACTGGCAGGTTCCCGGCATCGCGACCCTTCGGGACCTTGCCCCGGCCTGCAAACACCTGGCCGCGTCGGCGATGCCCCAACCGCCACGGAGCGATGTGGCTCTCGTTCTCAGCCGAGGCTTTGCCGGGACGGACGCCGCGTTGCTCCTCCGAGCCTCAGCCAGCGCAGGAGACAACTAA
- a CDS encoding beta-ketoacyl-[acyl-carrier-protein] synthase family protein, with product MTGERRRVAITGLGVVTPLGNNIATTWEALLTGRTGVARISSFDASGFPVRIAAEVKKFDPRTAIEDRKLLKFANRYHSFALAAAEEAIRDAGIRPESRTAPRWGCAVGSGMMGVEFAKLVEVHQRFAENGSLSSERLGAAGVTAADPIAFCQSQANAGLSLILRHFGIRGYATSVNTACASGGQALGTALKLIRRGTADFVLAGGFDSMVNPVGLSAFCLLGALSPDNDTPEHASRPFDRTRNGFVLGEGAGFLVLEEWSAAQRRGARIYAELAGDGNSLSSYRITDSHPSGDGPIQAIRQSLASAGARPDEVDYLNAHGTSTPMNDQSECVAVRALFGRHADRIGVSSTKSLMGHLVSGAGAVEAAICALAIHHGILPPNANLRELDPDCDLEFVRDQPLLRRVGVAISNSFGFGGSNNCIVFRNPEDVRT from the coding sequence GTGACAGGAGAACGACGCCGCGTAGCGATCACCGGGCTCGGAGTCGTGACTCCGCTCGGCAACAACATTGCAACCACCTGGGAAGCTCTCCTAACTGGTCGTACCGGGGTTGCTCGGATTTCGAGCTTTGATGCGAGCGGCTTTCCGGTCCGGATCGCTGCGGAGGTGAAGAAATTCGATCCACGAACCGCAATCGAGGACCGCAAGCTCCTCAAGTTCGCGAACCGGTATCACAGCTTCGCACTCGCCGCGGCCGAGGAAGCAATTCGGGACGCCGGCATCCGGCCTGAGAGTCGCACTGCACCGCGCTGGGGCTGCGCCGTCGGCAGCGGGATGATGGGGGTTGAGTTCGCGAAACTCGTAGAGGTTCATCAGCGTTTTGCCGAGAATGGGTCTCTCTCTTCCGAGCGACTCGGTGCCGCGGGGGTGACAGCCGCGGATCCGATCGCCTTCTGCCAAAGTCAAGCGAATGCCGGACTCTCGCTCATCCTCCGCCATTTCGGGATCCGCGGCTACGCGACCTCGGTGAACACAGCGTGCGCCTCGGGGGGGCAGGCGCTCGGAACGGCATTGAAGCTCATACGGCGAGGGACCGCGGACTTTGTCCTCGCCGGCGGCTTTGACTCGATGGTAAACCCGGTCGGGCTCTCGGCATTCTGTCTTCTCGGCGCCCTTTCACCTGACAATGATACGCCCGAGCATGCGAGCCGGCCGTTCGACCGGACCCGAAACGGTTTCGTGCTCGGCGAGGGAGCCGGGTTCCTCGTTCTAGAGGAGTGGAGTGCGGCCCAACGGCGCGGGGCACGAATTTACGCCGAGCTTGCAGGTGACGGCAACTCTCTCAGCAGCTACAGAATCACCGATTCTCATCCATCAGGTGATGGCCCCATCCAGGCGATCCGCCAAAGCCTCGCAAGTGCCGGCGCGCGGCCAGACGAAGTGGACTACTTGAACGCCCACGGAACCTCGACGCCCATGAACGACCAGAGCGAGTGTGTAGCGGTCCGGGCGCTGTTCGGCCGGCATGCGGATCGTATCGGGGTCAGCTCAACAAAGAGTCTTATGGGACACCTCGTCTCCGGAGCGGGGGCGGTCGAGGCCGCGATCTGCGCCCTGGCGATCCATCATGGAATCCTTCCGCCCAACGCGAACCTGCGCGAATTGGACCCCGACTGCGATCTCGAATTCGTCCGCGACCAACCGCTCCTCCGGAGAGTGGGTGTTGCGATTTCAAACTCGTTTGGCTTTGGCGGGTCAAACAATTGCATCGTCTTTCGGAACCCTGAGGACGTTCGTACATGA